A region of Gadus morhua chromosome 18, gadMor3.0, whole genome shotgun sequence DNA encodes the following proteins:
- the si:ch211-207i20.2 gene encoding zinc finger protein OZF — protein sequence MSNCVSLQTRLASVMESLVRAAVAALCGLAESRSWSASPCHRTRGGPEDPDPTDKLQAENHVQMSNFAAIMETLGNEAMGKIMKIVEDTKFLMEFEQRSFKTSRGRKRPQMSVLNILSDGGVEAEHSYGGTAKTAEKDQCIQSVHFIEDTNQPETPFVLAISIKDEHGAMDLGAIVERAAAEAFVPTAPPVSPTMDLTLPVSEQEQAEKESDESHQTDPLGSRPTSSSSTSGRKSFVCTECGKNFSTQSNLKAHSRIHTGERPFTCVICAKGFAHKQSLQDHIRTHTGEKPFECPQCGKCFGKQAHLKTHSIIHTGQRPYSCPLCGRSFNLAQNLTRHAQIHTGQKIFTCSLCGKGFTRSVTLKNHQLIHTGQKPFKCAQCAKSFRHAVNLKNHQRIHTGLRPFGCDLCGKTFRQSVNLKIHQRIHTGERPFECKECGKSFSQQSSLISHGRTHSEERPFPCHLCEKRFNNANSLKLHMRVHTGEKPYSCDICGKTFSQGSHLRTHKRHVHAGGKQYICDKCGKRYSDQRNLKLHKCVYA from the exons ATGTCGAACTGTGTGTCGCTGCAAACAAGGCTCGCGTCCGTGATGGAGAGCCTGGTGcgcgcggcggtggcggcgctcTGCGG GCTGGCGGAGAGCCGCTCCTGGTCCGCCTCCCCTTGCCACAGGACCCGGGGGGGCCCGGAGGACCCCGACCCCACAGACAAACTCCAGGCAGAGAATCACGTCCAAATG tCTAATTTCGCGGCTATTATGGAAACTCTGGGCAACGAGGCGATGGGTAAGATTATGAAGATAGTAGAGGACACCAAATTCTTGATGGAGTTTGAGCAGAGGTCTTTTAAGACATCCCGAGGCAGGAAGCGGCCCCAGATGAGTGTTCTGAACATCCTGTCAGACGGAGGAGTCG aggcagagcaTTCCTATGGAGGAACTGCAAAGACTGCAGAGAAAGACCAATGCATCCAG TCGGTGCACTTCATTGAGGACACAAACCAACCCGAGACCCCGTTTGTCCTTGCCATAAGCATCAAAGATGAACACGGCGCCATGGACCTAGGCGCCATCGTTGAGC GAGCTGCAGCCGAGGCCTTTGTCCCCACGGCACCCCCTGTCTCCCCGACCATGGACCTCACGCTGCCAGTGTCTGAGCAGGAGCAGGCGGAGAAGGAGTCGGATGAGTCGCATCAGACAGACCCCCTGGGCTCcaggcccacctcctcctcctccacctcgggcAGGAAGAGCTTCGTCTGTACAGAGTGCGGCAAGAACTTCTCCACGCAGAGCAACCTCAAGGCCCACTCCCGCATCCACACAGGGGAGAGGCCCTTCACCTGCGTCATCTGCGCCAAGGGCTTCGCGCACAAGCAGAGCCTCCAGGaccacatccgcacacacaccggCGAAAAGCCCTTCGAGTGCCCGCAGTGCGGCAAGTGCTTCGGCAAGCAGGCACACCTCAAGACCCACTCCATCATCCACACGGGCCAGAGACCGTACAGCTGCCCCCTGTGCGGCCGCAGCTTCAATCTGGCGCAGAACCTGACGCGCCACGCGCAGATCCACACGGGCCAGAAGATATTCACCTGCTCGCTGTGCGGCAAGGGCTTCACGCGCTCGGTCACGCTCAAGAACCACCAGCTCATCCACACGGGACAGAAGCCATTTAAGTGCGCACAGTGCGCCAAGAGCTTCCGGCACGCCGTCAACCTCAAGAACCACCAGCGTATCCACACGGGACTGCGTCCGTTCGGCTGCGACCTGTGTGGCAAGACCTTCCGCCAGTCTGTGAACCTGAAGATCCACCAGCGCATACACACGGGCGAGCGGCCCTTTGAGTGCAAGGAGTGTGGCAAGAGTTTCAGCCAGCAGAGCAGCCTGATCTCCCATGGGCGCACGCACTCCGAGGAGCGGCCCTTCCCCTGCCACCTCTGCGAGAAGCGCTTCAACAACGCAAACAGCCTCAAGCTGCATATGCGCGTGCACACGGGAGAGAAGCCGTATAGCTGCGACATCTGCGGCAAGACCTTCAGCCAGGGCAGCCACCTTCGCACTCACAAGCGCCACGTCCACGCCGGCGGGAAGCAGTACATCTGCGACAAATGCGGAAAAAGGTACTCTGACCAGCGCAACCTCAAGCTGCACAAGTGCGTGTACGCTTAG
- the LOC115531106 gene encoding complement component C9 isoform X1, with translation MKAGNALLLRFYGLCLTLTCFGHGKRVQHPEPQPVDCLYSSWSAWTLCDPCTNERQRSRGIEEFGQFRGQPCRESLSESAECITEVTCAPTATTGCPAAHFQCGSGACIKQRLVCNHDFDCEDQIDEDACDRMSRKPCSTRTEETPGDGWRAAMGQGINILGSTPPKTVFYNGYFGGVCQIASGIRLPWNVAGFNLETHSVKKVTSDIYESSHQLVLELLSGTAYHGGLSIRSNPLLETSSRNETLALESKKFVRFDGKLQWATYRLRPRDLRVADGFTKDVKSLPVEYDKGSYFNFIEDYGTHYTRSGKLGGEYNLIYVLNVNEIMQRNLTDAALLECLKDFGFNLGVGATGNAKTSSCNFFNKVEGNAVVVKVLISVKGGDPEIVSAMKARISRDGQMSAETYQNWARSIANHPSLLYSEREPIYNVFPLGLPEANTKISNMKAALADYVAEYSMCKCRPCHNNGTLVLIDGLCSCFCILGYEGLACQNHEADKKPRKEPRPSVPRPSVRPPSVQRPSVPCPSVRPPNVPSPTVLHEANWACWSGWSTCSGGERSRSRACNVEGLPPGGVCSGPDAETDWC, from the exons ATGAAGGCAGGGAATGCTTTGCTGTTGCGTTTCTATGGCCTGTGTTTAACACTGACCTGCTTTGGCCACGGAAA GCGGGTGCAGCATCCTGAACCACAACCAGTGGATTGTCTCTACAGCAGTTGGTCGGCCTGGACTCTGTGTGATCCATGCACcaatgagagg CAACGTTCCCGAGGCATTGAAGAATTTGGGCAGTTTAGGGGCCAGCCGTGCAGAGAGTCGCTGAGTGAGAGCGCGGAGTGCATCACGGAAGTCACATGCGCACCAACGGCAACCACCGGCTGCCCTGCCGCACACTTTCAGTGTGGCTCAG GCGCTTGTATAAAACAGAGACTGGTATGCAATCATGACTTTGACTGTGAGGATCAAATCGACGAGGATGCTTGTGACAGAATGTCCCGGAAACCTTGCAGTACAAGGACAGAGGAGACCCCCGGCGACGGTTGGAGGGCTGCAATGGGACAGGG AATCAACATCTTGGGTTCAACACCTCCGAAGACGGTCTTCTACAATGGCTACTTTGGTGGAGTCTGTCAGATAGCATCGGGTATCCGACTTCCCTGGAATGTTGCAGGGTTTAACTTGGAG ACTCATTCAGTTAAAAAAGTTACAAGCGATATCTATGAAAGCAGCCACCAACTTGTTCTCGAACTTCTGTCTGGAACTGCTTACCACGGTGGACTGAGTATCAGATCCAACCCTCTATTGGAGACGTCCAGTAGAAATGAGACACTCGCTCTTGAG AGCAAGAAGTTTGTGCGGTTTGACGGCAAATTGCAGTGGGCCACCTACAGACTGAGACCCCGTGATCTCAGAGTGGCCGACGGTTTCACTAAGGACGTGAAGTCTCTGCCCGTCGAGTATGACAAGGGCTCCTATTTCAACTTCATCGAAGACTACGGAACGCATTACACTCGCAGCGGAAAGCTTGGAGGGGAGTACAATCTAATCTACGTTCTCAACGTCAACGAAATCATGCAGAGAA ATTTGACAGATGCAGCCCTTCTAGAATGTCTCAAAGACTTTGGCTTCAACCTTGGAGTTGGTGCAACAGGAAATGCTAAGACCAGTTCTTGTAATTTCTTCAACAAAG TTGAGGGGAATGCTGTGGTGGTTAAAGTGCTCATCTCAGTCAAAGGAGGCGATCCGGAGATTGTTTCAGCCATGAAAGCCAGAATTAGCAGGGACGGACAGATGAGCGCCGAGACCTACCAAAACTGGGCGAGGTCTATTGCAAATCACCCTAGTCTGCTCTACAGTGAG CGAGAGCCGATCTATAATGTATTTCCCCTGGGTTTGCCGGAGGCTAACACCAAGATATCCAACATGAAGGCTGCGCTGGCAGACTATGTGGCAGAGTACAGCATGTGCAAGTGTAGACCGTGCCACAACAATGGTACACTTGTCCTGATAGATGGCCTTTGTAGTTGTTTTTGCATACTCGGTTATGAAGGTTTGGCCTGCCAGAACCATGAAGCCGATAAAAAGCCCAGGAAGG AGCCGCGCCCAAGTGTGCCACGCCCCAGTGTTCGCCCCCCCAGTGTGCAGCGACCCAGTGTGCCATGTCCCAGTGTTCGGCCCCCAAATGTGCCCAGCCCCACTGTGCTACATGAGGCTAACTGGGCGTGTTGGTCGGGCTGGTCAACCTGCAGCGGTGGGGAACGAAGTAGAAGCCGAGCGTGTAACGTGGAGGGTCTGCCACCTGGAGGCGTCTGCAGTGGACCGGACGCTGAGACTGATTGGTGTTGA
- the LOC115531106 gene encoding complement component C9 isoform X2, with protein MLLRQSGRVEGVGLNKQRSRGIEEFGQFRGQPCRESLSESAECITEVTCAPTATTGCPAAHFQCGSGACIKQRLVCNHDFDCEDQIDEDACDRMSRKPCSTRTEETPGDGWRAAMGQGINILGSTPPKTVFYNGYFGGVCQIASGIRLPWNVAGFNLETHSVKKVTSDIYESSHQLVLELLSGTAYHGGLSIRSNPLLETSSRNETLALESKKFVRFDGKLQWATYRLRPRDLRVADGFTKDVKSLPVEYDKGSYFNFIEDYGTHYTRSGKLGGEYNLIYVLNVNEIMQRNLTDAALLECLKDFGFNLGVGATGNAKTSSCNFFNKVEGNAVVVKVLISVKGGDPEIVSAMKARISRDGQMSAETYQNWARSIANHPSLLYSEREPIYNVFPLGLPEANTKISNMKAALADYVAEYSMCKCRPCHNNGTLVLIDGLCSCFCILGYEGLACQNHEADKKPRKEPRPSVPRPSVRPPSVQRPSVPCPSVRPPNVPSPTVLHEANWACWSGWSTCSGGERSRSRACNVEGLPPGGVCSGPDAETDWC; from the exons ATGCTGCTAAGACAATCTGGCAGAGTGGAAGGAGTGGGTTTAAATAAG CAACGTTCCCGAGGCATTGAAGAATTTGGGCAGTTTAGGGGCCAGCCGTGCAGAGAGTCGCTGAGTGAGAGCGCGGAGTGCATCACGGAAGTCACATGCGCACCAACGGCAACCACCGGCTGCCCTGCCGCACACTTTCAGTGTGGCTCAG GCGCTTGTATAAAACAGAGACTGGTATGCAATCATGACTTTGACTGTGAGGATCAAATCGACGAGGATGCTTGTGACAGAATGTCCCGGAAACCTTGCAGTACAAGGACAGAGGAGACCCCCGGCGACGGTTGGAGGGCTGCAATGGGACAGGG AATCAACATCTTGGGTTCAACACCTCCGAAGACGGTCTTCTACAATGGCTACTTTGGTGGAGTCTGTCAGATAGCATCGGGTATCCGACTTCCCTGGAATGTTGCAGGGTTTAACTTGGAG ACTCATTCAGTTAAAAAAGTTACAAGCGATATCTATGAAAGCAGCCACCAACTTGTTCTCGAACTTCTGTCTGGAACTGCTTACCACGGTGGACTGAGTATCAGATCCAACCCTCTATTGGAGACGTCCAGTAGAAATGAGACACTCGCTCTTGAG AGCAAGAAGTTTGTGCGGTTTGACGGCAAATTGCAGTGGGCCACCTACAGACTGAGACCCCGTGATCTCAGAGTGGCCGACGGTTTCACTAAGGACGTGAAGTCTCTGCCCGTCGAGTATGACAAGGGCTCCTATTTCAACTTCATCGAAGACTACGGAACGCATTACACTCGCAGCGGAAAGCTTGGAGGGGAGTACAATCTAATCTACGTTCTCAACGTCAACGAAATCATGCAGAGAA ATTTGACAGATGCAGCCCTTCTAGAATGTCTCAAAGACTTTGGCTTCAACCTTGGAGTTGGTGCAACAGGAAATGCTAAGACCAGTTCTTGTAATTTCTTCAACAAAG TTGAGGGGAATGCTGTGGTGGTTAAAGTGCTCATCTCAGTCAAAGGAGGCGATCCGGAGATTGTTTCAGCCATGAAAGCCAGAATTAGCAGGGACGGACAGATGAGCGCCGAGACCTACCAAAACTGGGCGAGGTCTATTGCAAATCACCCTAGTCTGCTCTACAGTGAG CGAGAGCCGATCTATAATGTATTTCCCCTGGGTTTGCCGGAGGCTAACACCAAGATATCCAACATGAAGGCTGCGCTGGCAGACTATGTGGCAGAGTACAGCATGTGCAAGTGTAGACCGTGCCACAACAATGGTACACTTGTCCTGATAGATGGCCTTTGTAGTTGTTTTTGCATACTCGGTTATGAAGGTTTGGCCTGCCAGAACCATGAAGCCGATAAAAAGCCCAGGAAGG AGCCGCGCCCAAGTGTGCCACGCCCCAGTGTTCGCCCCCCCAGTGTGCAGCGACCCAGTGTGCCATGTCCCAGTGTTCGGCCCCCAAATGTGCCCAGCCCCACTGTGCTACATGAGGCTAACTGGGCGTGTTGGTCGGGCTGGTCAACCTGCAGCGGTGGGGAACGAAGTAGAAGCCGAGCGTGTAACGTGGAGGGTCTGCCACCTGGAGGCGTCTGCAGTGGACCGGACGCTGAGACTGATTGGTGTTGA